A window of the Saccharomyces eubayanus strain FM1318 chromosome II, whole genome shotgun sequence genome harbors these coding sequences:
- the HKR1 gene encoding Hkr1p has protein sequence SASPYTSSSAAAAVGPSASSASPYTSSPAAVGPSASPYTSSPAAVSPSASPYTSSPAAVSPSASSYTSSPAAVSPSASSYTSSPTAVGPFSSTQTISPSFYTPFSPATTYASGLSSVQSLLTSVTVTPVISIHTTSSSSQQVSSTPYKTILQSISISSISSDATFSSPVSIISITSFASNRVETSPLGSSTQSSSTYVAESSKSNIPLTQLPSGSEASYRMTSQNTASNDQLTTTRQSNLPYSSSKKTLDNEFFSATFQTNPTGLTKSDTLSTSASRSSTPQLVASGVSDSSIDLGSHITSLYHSGSSISSKKYSKETNIITKSFSNTQESVTRSTTTYQSSRQSRISTAKTTVNTQNHVLTTTSSSTFSKSANSIAGSISLSNKLSKTTTDSRGTLSSTTRRNSHNSSLKTGESNFGISTKPSTNTIGTATQTQEITDSKSITAVPSTYPTRPYTTSNDYAWLPTAIIVEPSESDASTTSFNPSITGSLPNVIAPAISVPEPANHTLITIGFTAGLNYVFLVKNPLSSAQVFSFLPLVLKYPFSDTTSQPEESGTYEMGSSSFALSYKSGSSTTTLSPKSVSPISVVEKRKKGEKSGVTSTANLDLPSIGNSSIVVKQIVPMIDSSKAYVIAVAEVYFPTEALSFLQELILDSNSTLYNNPQTPLRTLAGLIDSSIPLGGLTLYGSNNGCSICDSSPSVSDSSNKSSTGNAGTNEYGSLDDFANSLTDHMPWRITKRFIIYLTCLTAGVLMWLLLALLAFRHRNILLGRRPRNCIEKTPNNERGLEGIGVSTSRSSSENHNYNEKNTNNESESFHLMEDDQYIATGENTIYSATHGLHYTVDEDGDLFYRKSMPDDFDEINENEDSGIDSILRECVYDKHQDTTEAYLNDEESISSNLDVDENGNIRLYDTYSDEDEPNCSHLQDEVIEDYNNSHVYKMQLQGLEIGSYTTGDDPNTGNLITNEFSSGSQTCLPSTAYTTPLDTDSIKLHILGHAGSSLQKPVQAFISNHEELEIEDIDDNGSVSDIQVEELDALDEELYKRMSKIVKQQNN, from the coding sequence CTTCTGCTTCTCCATACACATCCTCTTCGGCTGCAGCTGCAGTTGGTccttctgcttcttctgcttctcCATACACATCCTCCCCAGCCGCAGTTGGTCCTTCTGCTTCTCCATACACATCCTCCCCAGCCGCGGTTAGTCCTTCTGCTTCTCCATACACATCCTCCCCAGCCGCAGTTAGTccttctgcttcttcatACACGTCCTCCCCAGCCGCGGTTAGTccttctgcttcttcatACACATCCTCCCCAACCGCAGTTGgtcctttttcttctactcAAACGATTTCTCCATCTTTCTACACCCCTTTTTCACCTGCCACTACTTATGCTTCTGGATTGTCATCAGTACAGTCTCTGTTAACATCCGTCACTGTTACGCCAGTAATTTCAATACATACAacgtcatcttcatcccAACAAGTTTCTTCTACACCATATAAAACAATACTCCAATCCATATCTATAAGCTCAATTTCAAGTGACGCTACGTTTTCAAGTCCAGTTTCTATCATCAGTATAACCTCTTTTGCTTCAAACCGGGTCGAAACTTCTCCGCTAGGTTCATCTACTCAATCCAGCTCCACTTACGTGGCCGAGTCGTCTAAAAGTAACATACCTCTAACGCAGCTCCCTAGTGGTTCAGAAGCGTCATATAGGATGACTAGTCAGAATACCGCGAGCAATGATCAACTCACAACAACAAGGCAATCAAATCTCCCATATTCTTCCTCTAAGAAAACATTAgataatgaatttttttcggCAACGTTTCAAACCAATCCTACAGGTTTGACTAAGTCGGATACCTTATCTACCTCAGCATCCCGTAGCTCGACGCCTCAATTAGTGGCAAGCGGTGTTTCTGACTCGTCGATTGATCTGGGATCCCATATCACGTCATTATATCACTCCGGCTCctcaatatcttcaaaaaagtaTTCCAAAGAGACAAATATTATCACtaaatcattttcaaatacacAAGAAAGTGTCACAagatcaacaacaacatatCAATCCAGTAGGCAGTCTAGAATATCCACAGCAAAGACCACTGTAAATACCCAGAATCATGTTTTAACAACCACCTCTTCATCcaccttttcaaaatcagcGAACTCGATAGCTGGCTCAATCAGTTTATCAAATAAGTTGTCAAAAACCACAACTGACAGTCGGGGAACACTTAGTTCTActacaagaagaaactcCCACAACAGCTCCCTCAAAACTGGCGAATCAAACTTTGGTATATCCACGAAACCCTCAACAAACACTATTGGCACAGCCACACAAACTCAGGAGATTACTGATTCAAAATCCATAACTGCTGTTCCATCTACATACCCTACGCGCCCATACACAACTTCAAACGATTATGCATGGTTACCCACTGCTATTATTGTGGAGCCATCTGAATCAGACGCATCTACAACATCATTTAATCCATCAATTACAGGCTCACTTCCTAATGTCATTGCGCCTGCTATTTCCGTACCTGAGCCTGCCAATCACACTTTGATAACTATCGGATTTACAGCTGGACTGAATTATGtatttttggtaaaaaaTCCATTATCATCAGCCCAAGTTTTTAGCTTTTTACCACTAGTTTTGAAGTATCCATTCTCGGATACCACGTCACAACCAGAGGAGAGCGGTACATATGAAATGGGATCGTCTAGTTTTGCTCTTTCGTATAAGTCAGGAAGTAGCACTACCACACTTTCTCCTAAGTCTGTATCACCAATATCCGTCGtcgaaaaaagaaagaaagggGAAAAGAGTGGTGTTACGTCAACAGCAAATTTAGACTTACCGTCAATTGGAAATTCCTCGATAGTGGTGAAACAGATCGTACCCATGATAGATTCCTCCAAAGCATATGTTATAGCAGTAGCAGAAGTATATTTTCCAACAGAAGCTTTATCATTTCTTCAGGAGTTAATCCTTGACAGCAACTCAACTCTATACAACAATCCTCAAACCCCGCTACGAACCTTAGCTGGCCTAATCGATAGTAGTATTCCCTTAGGAGGTTTAACGTTGTATGGATCCAACAATGGGTGTTCTATATGTGATTCATCACCGAGTGTTTCagattcttcaaataaaagCTCAACAGGGAACGCTGGAACTAATGAGTACGGCTCTTTAGACGATTTTGCTAACTCATTAACCGATCATATGCCTTGgagaattacaaaaagatTTATCATATATCTAACTTGTTTGACAGCTGGCGTACTCATGTGGTTACTACTTGCATTGCTTGCTTTCCGTCACAGGAACATTTTATTAGGAAGACGTCCGAGAAAttgtattgaaaaaactcCCAATAATGAAAGAGGACTTGAAGGTATTGGGGTTAGCACCTCCCGCTCATCTTCTGAAAACCATAATTATAACGAAAAGAATACAAACAATGAAAGCGAAAGCTTTCACTTAATGGAAGACGATCAATATATCGCCACTGGAGAAAACACGATTTATAGCGCCACCCACGGATTGCATTACACCGTAGATGAAGATGGCGACTTATTTTATAGAAAATCGATGCctgatgattttgacgaaataaatgaaaatgaagattcGGGTATAGATAGCATTTTAAGAGAATGCGTGTATGACAAACATCAAGATACGACCGAGGCTTATTTAAACGACGAAGAATCGATCTCAAGCAATCTAgatgttgatgaaaatggtAATATTAGGTTATACGACACTTATtccgatgaagatgaaccAAACTGTTCCCATTTGCAAGACGAAGTTATCGAAGACTACAATAACAGCCATGTGTACAAAATGCAACTTCAAGGATTAGAAATCGGTTCATATACTACAGGAGATGATCCAAACACAGGAAACTTGATCACAAACGAGTTCTCTTCAGGTAGTCAGACGTGCTTGCCAAGCACCGCCTATACTACTCCGCTTGATACAGATTCAATCAAATTACACATTTTAGGTCATGCAGGCTCTTCATTGCAGAAACCAGTTCAAGCCTTTATTTCTAACCACGAAGAGCTTGAAATAGAGGACATTGATGACAATGGTAGTGTCTCAGACATTCAAGTCGAAGAGTTAGATGCTTTAGATGAGGAGCTTTACAAGAGAATGTCAAAGATTGTAAAACAACAGAACAACTAA
- the SIP1 gene encoding Sip1p: MGNNPSTQDPSHSAKKDHGYHLHEAFNKDRQGSITSQLFNNRKSIHKRHASHANNDNAAIPPRMQLLASHPSTSDCDDSTDKAVCVASEPSLLFKKDYSVTNAADDNETTLANLSLNDRHDVNAPEEQVKSPSFLSPGPSMATVKQTKNYPDDLSTVNNTIVDETMGDGRKGHPHHERHRSSIIALKKTLLENSATDSPSPTRSSSVHSTSLPPLSKAGSIDIPIKQTYSKKPSVHAYQYQYLDPDPILSDDSQLDKESKSDNIDAEAGVLQSEDMVLNQSLLQNALKKDMQRLSRVNSSNSTYTIDSTTQNNNKNSNNSSNSENNIGNKENSSDSNDESAAPISATAKMMMKLYGDKTLMERDLNKHQNKSLKKLQNKKLRSASNSRRSSFASLHSLQPRKSVLTNSLNLQPLHPLHPIINDDDSQYSVPQHREIPHNFNSMSSMSSISSTNSSESTLVILKWKNDSNMPATTEVSIISHDIASALKEQREVNLDEDASLDSEKQLNPRIRMIYDVVRKEWFIPELFLPPGIYRLQFSINGILTHSNFLPTATNSEGKFVNWFEVLPGYHTIEPFRDEADTESQASSTIDVEAPIRPEPKRLSSSSRKSSYYSAKGVERPSTPFSDYRGLSRSNSANLRDSFVRLKASSLDLMAQIKPEILEYSNEIPSLFTIGNGSAKPLQEGKPSEDLPSFTHKVIDCNQDDLFATLQQGGNIDAETAETVFLSRYPIPDLPIYLNSSYLNKILNQGNPNSESGDKDEGAINHIIPHVNLNHLLTSSIRDEIISVACTTRYEGKFITQVIYAPCYYKTPKAHGNK, from the coding sequence ATGGGGAACAACCCTTCCACTCAGGATCCATCGCATTCGGCCAAGAAGGACCATGGTTACCATCTGCATGAAGCCTTCAATAAAGATCGCCAAGGTAGCATAACTTCTCAGCTGTttaataatagaaaaagtaTTCATAAGAGGCATGCCAGTCATGCTAACAACGATAATGCCGCTATCCCTCCTAGAATGCAATTACTTGCGTCTCATCCCTCAACATCAGATTGTGATGATAGTACCGATAAGGCTGTTTGTGTCGCTAGTGAGCCTTCccttttattcaaaaaggaTTACTCAGTGACCAATGCAGCAGATGATAACGAGACTACGTTAGCCAATTTGTCTTTAAATGATCGTCATGACGTAAATGCTCCGGAAGAACAAGTTAAATCACCATCCTTTTTAAGTCCTGGTCCATCAATGGCCACTGTAAAGCAAACTAAGAACTATCCGGACGATTTGTCGACCGTGAACAATACCATAGTTGATGAAACAATGGGGGACGGGCGAAAAGGCCATCCTCATCATGAGAGGCATCGCTCGAGTATCATTgcattgaagaaaactcttttggaaaattcgGCTACTGATTCCCCCTCTCCAACAAGATCATCATCCGTACACTCTACATCGCTACCACCTCTAAGCAAAGCCGGTTCTATCGATATTCCTATTAAGCAAAcgtattcaaaaaaaccgTCTGTCCATGCATACCAGTATCAGTACCTTGATCCTGACCCGATATTGTCTGACGACTCACAACTTGacaaagaatcaaaaagtGATAACATAGATGCTGAGGCGGGTGTACTGCAAAGTGAGGATATGGTCTTAAATCAATCTCTATTACAAAACGCTCTGAAAAAAGACATGCAACGCCTCTCGAGAGTAAACTCCTCTAACTCAACGTATACTATCGACAGTACGAcccaaaataataataaaaatagcaACAATAGTAGTAATAGTGAGAATAATATTGGTAACAAGGAAAATTCAAGCGATTCTAATGATGAATCTGCTGCGCCCATATCTGCCACCGcaaaaatgatgatgaaattgtATGGTGACAAAACTTTGATGGAAAGAGATTTGAATAAACATCAAAACAagtcattgaaaaaattgcagaataaaaaattaagatctgcttcaaattcaagaagatcATCGTTTGCTTCTTTGCATTCTTTACAACCAAGAAAAAGTGTCCTAACGAATAGCTTGAATCTGCAACCTTTGCATCCACTTCATCCAATTATTAACGACGATGACAGCCAATATTCCGTACCACAGCATAGGGAAATTCCTCATAATTTTAATTCAATGTCAAGCATGTcttcaatatcatcaaCAAATTCCTCTGAAAGCACCTTGGTGATTttaaaatggaaaaatgaTAGTAACATGCCTGCAACAACAGAAGTCTCTATAATAAGTCACGATATTGCATCTGCTCTTAAGGAACAGCGTGAGGTCAATTTGGATGAGGATGCAAGTTTAGACTCGGAAAAGCAATTAAATCCAAGGATCCGCATGATTTATGATGTTGTGCGTAAAGAATGGTTTATTCCAGAGCTTTTTTTACCTCCCGGCATTTATAGACTACAATTTTCCATTAATGGCATATTGACTCATTCGAACTTTCTACCTACAGCTACAAATTCAGAAGGTAAATTTGTCAACTGGTTTGAGGTTTTGCCTGGTTACCACACAATCGAACCATTTAGAGATGAAGCAGACACGGAATCTCAGGCGAGTTCGACAATAGATGTTGAAGCTCCCATAAGGCCGGAGCCTAAGCGattatcatcttcttctcgTAAATCTTCATATTATTCGGCAAAGGGTGTTGAAAGGCCAAGCACGCCGTTCTCAGATTACAGAGGTCTAAGTAGGTCGAACTCGGCAAATCTGCGGGATTCGTTTGTTCGTTTGAAGGCAAGCAGTTTGGATTTGATGGCGCAGATAAAGCctgaaattttggaatattCAAATGAAATACCAAGTTTATTTACTATAGGTAATGGTTCCGCAAAGCCTCTACAAGAAGGTAAGCCATCTGAGGACCTTCCAAGTTTTACGCATAAGGTTATTGACTGCAATCAAGATGATTTGTTTGCCACTTTACAACAAGGCGGTAATATTGACGCAGAAACAGCAGAAACTGTATTTTTAAGTCGATACCCCATCCCTGACTTGCCAATATACTTAAACTCATCATATTTaaacaaaattttaaatCAGGGCAATCCAAATTCAGAGTCAGGTGATAAGGATGAAGGCGCGATAAACCATATTATCCCTCACGTGAATTTAAACCATTTATTGACAAGCAGCATTAGGGATGAAATCATCAGTGTGGCTTGTACCACAAGATATGAGGGAAAGTTTATTACCCAAGTAATTTACGCCCCTTGTTATTATAAAACACCGAAAGCTCATGGCAACAAGTAA
- the SNX41 gene encoding Snx41p yields MDRNIFDGLQEQHSSASEMDLSEEDNNPFVGTHHLYASGIGTGIGGARPTNTNTNSPPSSSSFPTSPVHSSSAGSSRASTASSTSSHAVVEADADAETEPFVSLSMSTTTTTPKNIPHNVNGPEHIQIIDAGDFKDPWGKHAIGYVILYENNKIIRRYSEFHSLRQSLARLLPTIIIPPIPSKHSLLKYIWNPINATNDSKVITTRKKMLNSFLCNCLNIEEINDDIVFQKFLNPEFNWKDVLSSSPIIILPLNNLLAPPLSPTKPSPLHSILPIPSNSSLKNYNLIWQQHITMKSHNEVSNLPIEVIQNEPQFTHIENLFQNYKRIIAHLLKNIRSNKSHFHSLSTYFAELGAYYNAFSLENDTAMPNGDDKHRRNLNNPMLEIIGHIEKIGHSFDIIYISSEILIEKYNSMLEDPINELSQFLNESFKVLNFKKLKFLQYKILEKLIIEKETKLTNLTEIENQLQKINDNLANSAMLADDNNMTDTRGNEPNAVKKDTRSLSKSSTNSSSSGHQNEIRIGTSKLNYKTSTPTMNLNKLEIKQLTEQERSKQIKQLTQDLTKLKDCLSICVSDMLEINTSSYKSLMYAYNHIHLTIAKILKFFTTNFKAWIRECLENWKLAKSQIDQSL; encoded by the coding sequence ATGGATCGCAACATATTTGACGGGCTGCAGGAGCAACACAGCAGCGCCTCAGAGATGGACCTCTCAGAGGAAGACAACAACCCGTTCGTGGGAACCCATCACCTGTATGCCTCTGGTATCGGGACTGGTATCGGTGGAGCCCGTCCCACAAACACAAACACAAACTCTCCGCCCTCTTCGTCGTCTTTTCCGACGAGTCCAGTGCATTCTTCATCTGCTGGCTCTTCCAGAGCATCCACCGCCTCTTCTACATCTTCGCATGCCGTTGTGGAGGCTGACGCTGACGCTGAGACTGAGCCGTTTGTTTCCTTGTCAATGTCTACTACTACCACCACCCCCAAGAATATTCCTCATAATGTGAATGGACCAGAACATATCCAGATTATCGATGCTGGCGATTTCAAAGACCCCTGGGGGAAACACGCTATTGGCTATGTAATTTTAtatgaaaacaacaagattATTAGAAGATACTCGGAGTTTCATTCGTTGAGGCAATCCCTGGCTAGACTGCTGCCTACGATAATTATTCCACCTATCCCATCCAAGCACTCTCTCCTCAAATATATATGGAATCCCATAAATGCCACGAATGACTCCAAGGTCATCACCaccagaaagaaaatgcttAATTCATTTCTGTGCAACTGTTTGAACATCGAAGAGATAAATGATGACatcgtttttcaaaaatttctgaaCCCTGAGTTCAATTGGAAAGACGTTTTAAGCTCATCGCCGATAATAATCCTACCATTGAATAATCTTTTAGCTCCACCTCTAAGCCCAACAAAACCAAGTCCTTTGCATTCTATACTACCCATTCCGTCCAACTCTTctctgaaaaattataacTTGATATGGCAACAACATATCACAATGAAAAGTCACAACGAAGTCTCTAATCTACCAATAGAGGTTATTCAAAATGAGCCACAATTTACACATATTGAAAATCTATTTCAAAACtacaaaagaataatagCTCACCTGCTGAAAAATATAAGATCAAATAAGTCTCATTTCCACTCGTTATCCACGTATTTTGCCGAATTGGGTGCTTATTATAATGCCTTTAGTTTGGAAAACGATACCGCCATGCCTAATGGTGACGACAAACATAGAAGAAATTTAAACAATCCAATGTTAGAAATCATCGGTCACATCGAAAAGATAGGCCATTCATTCGAtattatatacatatcTTCAGAAATtctaattgaaaaatacaattcTATGCTGGAGGACCCCATTAACGAATTGTCACAATTTCTAAATGAATCATTCAAAGTTCtaaattttaaaaaattgaagttTTTGCAATATAAAATCTTGGAGAAATTAATTATCGAAAAGGAGACCAAATTAACCAACCTTACCGAAATCGAAAACCAACtgcaaaaaattaatgataACCTGGCAAACTCCGCTATGTTGGCAGACGATAATAATATGACGGATACGAGGGGCAATGAGCCAAACGCTGTTAAAAAGGACACAAGGTCGCTATCCAAGTCAAGTACAAACTCCAGTTCCAGCGGTCACCAAAATGAAATTCGTATAGGAACAAGCAAACTAAACTACAAAACATCTACACCTACAATGAATTTGAACAAACTTGAAATCAAACAACTAACAGAACAAGAGAGATCTAAACAGATTAAACAACTGACACAGGATTTAACTAAGTTGAAGGATTGTCTGTCCATATGCGTATCGGATATGCTAGAAATAAACACTTCATCGTACAAGAGTTTGATGTATGCATATAATCACATCCACTTGACCATCGCCAAGAtcttaaaatttttcacaaccaatttcaaagcatGGATCAGAGAATGTCTAGAGAATTGGAAACTAGCCAAGTCGCAAATCGACCAATCATTATAA
- the ARO80 gene encoding Aro80p has product MPIKIRPSENTVPTFPKRRRTYQACINCRSRKVKCDLGPVDNPHTPPCARCKRELKRCLFSSNREAMHRLSPSMINITSKNASSKSEQRVPNESISPTPSDMTLSGKNTDNETLFKSDGMKWKLELSSMQNTLEFLAQAAGTVAKEGAKEVIKDESTTTPYVNSLHSSCQPSTDEGLKRLSGCVSAASDTPDENLTVALATTLNANKTTSQLIEEIGKVRPTPTRKIEDFEYIGPANLLTKEEAIELIEAFFLTMHPFFPNIPFQLHDPKELAQYPILFCAILTVSARYHPFDTLGLDNGENGARHVEVHDKLWVYCQKLISQTIWAEASTRSIGTVLAFIIFTEWNPRSIHCKWSDYANDPELNNVNVRGSKNINTKRDEEGLTGVGAIRRSDRMSWMLTGSAVRLAQDMGFIENSSKIFIVTHISETTSAMNMNQRSLLAESFSVLNLNLERFDNDGNENNENYLGNEKFYLDEILPNDESKERWKKVLENLEADNDNEKCVLTDWEREFLNDEYVLYYSNKKDDTNLAQNNMPPFPLRFSFAQRAKIEIIRILSIAYETIYCEKNKRKLATTDQRHNLSVLSVFSPLIEGWLSNYREVLVPLSDVPFSLANRKNKRQVLNNIDRINGESIITDFNYCQLYIFSLALQVDGKISRLNMSEIVKSARYVELAYKSAKEILSSAKRVSRQCMLKYMPVRWVIRIIRSIAFIVKCYLTLTGSEIATNPDARNILKLSAISVDETFDLIRDTAVTLKEATPDELHLCQRYAAILMYLCTEMKLRKKSHLERPPTSRTGIAPLKSNGDSPLEGANLAKGPAFGKAAGTSKAESIFDPLAKTSTEATCDDPNNSTELPFKSGLNSFVDQTSDITAMLLNNELFQGPSLSEEVTDWFSASEDIGLEFVEPWTELIEQRYMQCGDGDNNNFENLYNLFANSNDTDTDTDRPAPHT; this is encoded by the coding sequence ATGCCTATCAAAATAAGACCCTCAGAAAATACAGTGCCTACATTTCCAAAGCGGAGAAGAACATACCAAGCTTGCATCAATTGCAGATCAAGGAAGGTGAAATGCGATCTTGGCCCTGTCGATAACCCTCATACACCACCATGCGCTCGCTGTAAAAGGGAACTAAAAAGGTGTCTTTTTAGTTCCAACAGAGAAGCAATGCATAGGTTATCGCCCAGCATGATTAATATAACAAGTAAAAATGCCTCCAGTAAGAGTGAACAAAGGGTACCAAATGAGTCGATAAGTCCGACTCCATCAGATATGACTTTGTCGGGAAAGAACACTGATAATGAAACGTTATTTAAATCAGATGGTATGAAATGGAAACTTGAACTTTCATCCATGCAGAACACTTTAGAATTTTTAGCGCAAGCGGCTGGTACCGTGGCTAAAGAAGGTGCGAAGGAAGTTATAAAGGATGAGTCCACAACAACGCCATATGTAAACTCTTTGCACTCATCATGTCAACCGTCCACAGATGAAGGATTAAAACGGCTTTCAGGATGTGTAAGTGCTGCTTCTGACACCCCAGACGAAAATTTAACGGTTGCGCTTGCTACCACCCTGAATGCTAATAAAACAACTTCACAGTTAATAGAAGAGATTGGTAAAGTTAGACCAACACCCACACGAAAAATAGAGGACTTTGAATATATCGGTCCAGCTAATCTGCtcaccaaagaagaagcaattGAGTTAATCGAAGCATTTTTCCTCACGATGCATCCGTTCTTTCCTAACATCCCATTCCAATTACACGATCCAAAAGAATTGGCACAATACCCCATTTTGTTCTGTGCGATTTTAACTGTTTCCGCTCGCTATCATCCTTTCGATACTCTGGGGTTAGATAATGGAGAAAATGGTGCAAGGCATGTTGAAGTTCACGATAAATTATGGGTGTACTGCCAAAAACTGATATCTCAAACAATTTGGGCAGAAGCTAGCACAAGATCGATTGGTACTGTGCTTGCATTTATAATTTTCACGGAATGGAACCCAAGAAGTATTCACTGCAAATGGTCTGACTACGCAAATGATCCAGAACTAAACAATGTTAATGTCAGAGGGagtaaaaatattaataCGAAAAGGGATGAAGAAGGATTGACAGGTGTTGGTGCCATTCGTAGAAGTGACCGTATGTCATGGATGCTAACGGGGTCCGCAGTAAGGCTCGCACAGGATATGGggtttattgaaaatagttcaaaaatatttatagtTACTCATATCTCTGAAACCACAAGCGCAATGAATATGAACCAAAGGTCTTTACTAGCAGAATCATTTAGTGTCTTGAACCTAAACTTAGAAAGGTTTGACAATgatggaaatgaaaataatgagAACTATCTTGGGAATGAAAAGTTCTATCTAGATGAAATTCTACCTAATGATGAAAGTAAAGAGAGGTGGAAAAAGGTTTTAGAAAATTTAGAGGCTGACAACGACAACGAGAAATGCGTTCTGACAGATTGGGAACGAGAGTTTTTGAACGATGAATACGTTCTATATTACTCCAATAAGAAGGACGATACGAATTTGGCACAAAATAATATGCCACCATTTCCGCTAAGATTCTCGTTTGCTCAAAGAGCAAAGATAGAGATAATTCGGATCCTTTCCATTGCATATGAGACCATCTATTGCGAAAAGAATAAGAGAAAACTGGCAACTACTGACCAAAGGCACAACCTATCTGTACTAAGTGTTTTTTCTCCCTTGATAGAAGGCTGGCTTAGCAACTACAGAGAGGTTCTTGTACCTCTTTCTGATGttccattttctttagcgaatagaaagaataaaagacAAGTTCTTAACAACATCGATAGGATAAATGGCGAAAGTATTATTACAGATTTTAATTATTGTCAGCTTTACATTTTCTCACTTGCATTACAAGTGGATGGGAAGATAAGCAGACTAAACATGAGCGAAATTGTTAAGAGCGCCAGGTATGTAGAATTAGCATACAAATCTGctaaagaaattttaagCTCTGCAAAAAGGGTCTCAAGACAATGCATGCTGAAGTACATGCCCGTTAGATGGGTTATACGAATAATTAGATCAATTGCCTTTATAGTGAAGTGTTACCTAACACTCACTGGCAGTGAAATAGCAACAAATCCCGATGCCAGAAACATTCTGAAACTAAGTGCAATATCTGTCGATGAAACATTCGATCTCATTCGCGACACCGCAGTAACTTTGAAGGAGGCCACACCCGATGAGCTACACCTTTGCCAAAGGTATGCAGCCATATTAATGTACTTGTGTACAGAAATGAAACTTCGAAAGAAATCCCATTTAGAACGACCACCCACATCAAGAACTGGTATAGCCCCCTTGAAAAGCAATGGCGATTCGCCGTTAGAAGGAGCAAACCTGGCTAAAGGGCCAGCGTTTGGAAAAGCTGCTGGCACGAGTAAGGCAGAGAGTATTTTCGATCCTTTAGCGAAGACTTCTACAGAGGCAACATGTGATGATCCAAATAACTCAACGGAGTTACCATTTAAAAGTGGCCTAAATTCCTTTGTGGATCAAACTAGCGATATTACTGCAATGTTACTGAATAATGAGCTTTTCCAAGGCCCATCGTTATCTGAAGAAGTCACAGATTGGTTTAGTGCTAGTGAAGACATTGGGCTGGAGTTCGTAGAACCGTGGACAGAGCTAATCGAACAACGATACATGCAATGTGGTGATGGTgataacaacaatttcGAGAATTTATATAACTTATTCGCGAATAGTAATGACACTGATACTGACACTGATAGACCAGCCCCTCACACATAA